From the genome of Pseudomonas sp. FP453:
TTACGACAGACTTCTTCCAGCGCACTCGGCAGCACGCCCTCTTCGTCCATCTCCAGGCCGATCAGGCGCACGCCAAGCATACGGGCTGCGGTGATCAAGCCCGGGTACGTCAATTGTTCGGTGACCACCGTATCGCCAGCGCGCAGCAACGCCATCATCGCGCAGAGCAAACCGTGCTGGCCGCGGTTGACGCAGATGACCTGCTCGGGAATCGGATGAAAGTCACGCTGTACCAGCCATTGCGCGCCGGCTTCGCGGTAACGCGGCAGGCCGGCATCGGGTGTGTACGCACTGATGTCCTGAAGGAACTTGGCGTTGGTCGCCAGGGTTTGCAGGCTCTGGGAAAGAAAGGCCGTCTCTTGCCCGGGGATATGCATGTTGCGGCTCATGTCGAAGAACTGGCGCGGCTCCTCGCTGAAGTTGCGAAAACCTTCATCACGTTGGCGCTCCATCCCACGCTTGCGCACGAAAGTGCCGTCACCCACCCGCGCCACCACCAAGCCCAGGCGTTCCAGTTCGCCGTAGGCCCGGCTGATGGTGCCGATGGTCACCCCAAGATTGTCGGAAAGCACCCGATGGGGCGGTAGCTTTCGTCCTGGTTCAATCAGCCCTTCGAGGATGCCCCGTTCCATGACATCGGACAGGCGCTTGTACTTCACGCCCTGCCCGCTGGACAACCCCTCACGCATAATTGACACCATGTCAATATTTGTTTTGACAGCCATCTTTCGCCCTAATAGTGTGCTTTTACGGGTTCAATCGCCGAATTTAATAACTCATTACAAGTTCAATATAGAGTTCAATTCCGGCTCAGGGAAGTAATAAACGATGCCAATGTCCGCCGTTCTCGAAAACGCTGAAAAAACCAAATCCCAGAAACAGTGGTTGGCCGGCCTGGTCACCAGCCTGATGTTTCTCATCGTGTGCCTGAGCTGGGGCACCACCTGGCTGGGGATCAAGATTGCCGTGGAGAGCGTGCCGCCGCTGACGTCCGCGGGCCTGCGCTTCCTGATCGCCTTCCCGCTGTTCCTGTGTTTTGCCATGGTGCGCCGCGAGCCGATCCTGTTCCCCCGGGAAAGCCGCTGGTTCTTTGTGTTCGTGACCCTCTCCTACTTCAGCGTTCCCTATTACCTGCTCAACTACGGCGAGATGCATGTGTCATCCGGCCTGACCGCCCTGCTGTTCAGTTGCATGCCGGTGTTCATCCTGATTTTCTCCGCGCTGTTCCTGCGCGAGCGCATCTACTTCTCCCAGGTGGTCGGCATCGGTATCGGTTTCGGCAGCCTCTACATGATCATCAAGAGCCAGGGCCTGCACCTGGACCACGCCGAGTTCTTCGGGGTGCTGGCGATTCTGACCGCCGCGATCATGCATGCCTTGTGCTACGTCATTACCAAGCAAAAAGGCAGCGCCATCAGCGTGATCACCTACAACACCCTGCCCATCGGCATTGCCGGGCTGATGCTGTTCGTGGCCGGGCTGTGGTTTGAAACCCCCAGCTTCGACAGCATCACCCTGCGCTCCTGGAGTGCGCTGTTCTACCTCGGGCTGGTCGCCTCGGTCGGTGGCTTCATCGTGTACTTCATGCTGCTCAAGCGCCTGAGCCCGATCATCCTGTCGTTCGTGTTCATCATCTTCCCGGTGTTCGCGGTGATCATCGGCGCCTGGTACGAAGGCGTGGCGATTTCCCGCGACCTGATGCTGTATTCGGCCATCCTGCTGGCCGGTTTTGCGATCACCAAGTTGCCGGTTGAAAAACTCCTGGCCAAGAAAAAATGACTTTCAACAGACGCGAGAGAAACATGGACGTCCTCCGCCCCAACGCCCTGGAACAGATCTACGCCCACGCCAGCCGCAGCTATCCTGAGGAATGCTGTGGGTTCGTCTTCGCCGACGGCAGTGTGCACCTGGGCAGCAATATCCAGAACGAGCTGCACCGCAAGAACCCCGAGATCTACCCGCGCACCGCCGCCAACGGCTACACCTTCTCGGTGGCCGACACCCTGCTGCTGAACAAAGCGTTTCGCGGCGACAACCCGGTGGTGGTGATCTACCACTCCCACCCCGACGTCGGCGCCTACTTCAGTGACGAAGACCAGGACAAGGCGCTGTTCATGGGCGAACCGATCTTCCCCGTGAGCTACCTGGTGGTCGATGTTCGCCAGGGCCAGGCCCTGAGTTCAAAGCTGTTTGCCTGGGATGGCAAGCATTTCGCCCTTAACCCTTTCAACGACCTGCACACGGAGTTGTCCATGAACGCTGTCTCTTTCCCCGACATTCTGGTTCGCGTGGCCAAGCTGCCGGAATCGACCCTTGAGGGCACCGGATCGACATTGCGCGAAGTCATTGAAAACCTCTGCGAAAGCCACCCGCAATTGCGCCCGCATCTGTTCCACGAAAAGAACAACCAGCTCAAGGAACACTTCCTGTTTACCGCCGAGGAAGAGCTGATCGGCGCCGACGATCCACTCCCCGGGAAAGCCCGGATCGAAGTGTTGCTCGCCACGTCCGGCGGCATGGATGTGGAGACGTTGAGCAATGAAGAAGTGCAACGTTATGTGCGCCATATCACCCTGCCGGGCGTCGGCCGCGAAGGCCAGTTGAACCTGAAGAAAGCCAAGGTGCTGATCATCGGCACCGGCGGCCTGGGCTCGCCCATCAGCCTCTACCTGGCGGCGGCCGGCATCGGCACCCTGGGCCTGGTGGATTTCGACGTGGTGGAAAGCAGCAACCTGCAACGCCAGATCGTCCACGGCAACAGCACATTGGGCATGCCCAAGGTCGAGTCCGCCAGGCAGCGCCTGCAGGACCTCAACCGCCATATCCAGATCAACGCCCACGACACCGCCCTGAATGCCGACAACGCCCTCGAGCTGGTCGGCGCCTACGACCTGGTGATCGACGGCACCGACAATTTCGACACCCGCTACCTGGTCAACGACGCCTGCGTCCAGCTGGGCAAACCCTTGGTGTACGGCGCCATCTACCGTTTCGACGGGCAGATCAGCGTGCTCAACTATAAAGGTGGGCCGTGCTACCGCTGCCTGTTTCCCCAGGCGCCGCCCGCTGAGCTGGCACCCAATTGCAGCGCCGGCGGGGTCATCGGCGTGCTGCCCGGCGTGGTCGGGATGATCCAGGCCACCGAGGCGATCAAGTTGCTCATCGGCATCGGCGACCCCCTGTCTGGCCGCCTGATGCGCTTCGATGCGCTGGCAATGAAATTCAGCGAGATCCGCTTCAAGCGCCGCGCCGACTGCCCGTGCTGCTCGGAGCTGCGCCACAGCGCAAGCCAGGCACCAGCGGTGTGGGCCGACGCAGTGCCGAGCACGCCGTCGCTGGCCGCAGAACGCTACATCAAGCCGCGCGTGCTCAAGCAACTGCTCGAACACCCGCGCAGCGCCGACGTACTGCTGGACGTGCGCGACGCCAGCGAGCTGGAAGTGTGCAAATTGCCCGGCGTGGTGCACATCCCCTTGGCCGAGCTGGATGGACAACTCGACAGCCTCAGCCGCGACAACACCCACTACCTGATCTGTTATGCCGGCACCCGCGCCGAGCAAGCGGCCACCACCCTGCTGGCGGCCGGTTTCGCCAACACCAAAGTGCTGCAGGGCGGCATGAAGCATTGGGTGCGCGACGTCGAACCCGACATGCCTTTGTATTGAGCCGGGGGCTGACTGATGCTGCATAACTCCATTCTCGACGTCATCGGCCATACGCCGATCGTACGTCTGGCGCAGTTTTCCGAAGACCTCGGCATCGAGGTCTACGCCAAGCTCGAATCCCTCAACCCTGGCGGCAGCCACAAGGCGCGTATCGCCCTGGGCATGATCCTCGACGCCGAGCGCCGTGGCGTGCTGATCCGTGACGCCGGGCAAACCATCATCGAGCCCAGCGGCGGCAACACCGGCATTGGCCTGGTGATGGCGGGCAACGTGCTGGGCTACAAAGTGGTGCTGGTGATCCCCGACAACTACAGCCCCGAAAAGCAGAAGCTGCTGCGCCTCTACGGCGCCAAGGTGGTGCTGTCAGACAGCCGCCTCGGTAACAATTCCCACGGCGAAAAGTGCCTGGAACTGCAACTGGAAAACCCCAGCTACGTGATGCTCAACCAGCAACGCAATGGCGCCAACCCGCAAACCCACCGCGACACCACCGCACCCGAGATCCTGCGCGCTTTTGGTGAGCGGCGCGTGGACTACTTCGTCAGCGGCATCGGCACCGGTGGCCACATCACCGGCATCGGCGAAACCCTCAAGGCCGCCTGGCCGGAGCTGCGCGTCATGGGCGTGGAGCCGGAAGAGTGCGACCTGCTGAAAAACCAGCACGCGCCGCACCATATCCAGGGCCTGTCGATCGGCCTGATCCCCAGCATCCTCAACCTGGATGTGCTGGACGGCATGCTCAAGGTGTCGCGCCAGGAGTGCATCGACATGATGAAACGCATCATGCGCACGGATGCCATCAGCCTGGGCCTGTCCTCGGCCGCCAACATGGTGGCCATTGCCAAGCTCGCCCCGGAGCTGCCCACCGAAACAGTGGTACTGACCATGGTCTACGACAATGCCGACAGCTACCTGCCCAGTTTCGAATAAGCGGTTTCCCAACCATCCAGAATGCGGGGGTGCCTCCATGGGGGGGTTTATTGACATGCAACAGCTGCACGATGAGTTGCTCACGCACCTCATCAAGACCCTGACGCCTGCGCAGATGAAGCAACTGGAACCGCACCTGGCGCCCTTGGTGCAGAACGCCGCCCAGGCCGTGGCCGAAGACTTGATCGCCTACGCCTACCGTGATCCCGCCTCGCGTGGCCGGGGTGAGCTGATCCTGGAGTCCTACGCCTCGTTCAAGGCGGTGCTGTTCTACCGCCTGGCGCATTTGGTGTGGAACTTCCCCGACCAGGTCAACGGCGTGTTTTCGCGCATGGCCCTCAAGCTCAGCAACCAGGGCAAGATCCTCTCCGGCGCCGAGATCCACCCGGCGGCGCGTATCGGCCGGCGCTTTGTGCTGGACCACGGCTACGGCACGGTGATCGGCGAGACCTGCGAGATCGGCAACGACTGCTACATCCTCTGCGGCGTGACCCTGGGTGCCCGTGGCATCGCCAATAACCCGGACGGCAAGCGCCACCCGCGCCTGGGCAACAACGTCGAGATCGGCTCCGGCGCGCGGGTGCTGGGCTATGTGCTGATCGGCGACAACGTGTTCATCAGCCCATCCTGCGTGATCACCCAGGACGTGCCCGCAGGCACCAAGGTCAAGGTGGTCAACCAGGTGCAACTGCAAAAAAACGACGAGTCCGAGCACAGCAATTACCTCGGCGCCTTCGCCCTCGACGAGCGCCTGCACGTGGTCGGCGAAATCAACGCCAACCACAAGGTCACGGTGCTCGACGCCGACTTTCACCCCTTGCAGGGCCTGATGCTGGAGCCGACGGTGAAAGAGCGCCACCACCTGCAATTTCGCCTGCACCGCATTGAAGCCGATAGCCACCTGCCGCGCCTGCCACTGAACCTGAAGGTCTGCGGCCCGGAATTTGAAATCACCCTGCTTTCCCCCCCTGGCTTGAGTGCAATGGTGCGTCATCTGTTGCAAACCAGCCCTTTGAACGTCGGAGGTTGAACATGTCCGTGCACACCATGGAAACCCTGGCGCTGTTCGACAGCGCGCCCTACCAGAATGCGTTCAGCGCGCGGGTCATCGCCGTCAGCGAACACGGCATCGCCCTGGAGCACACGCTGTTCTACCCCACGGGCGGCGGGCAACCGGGCGACACCGGGCACTTCACCCTGGCCGATGGCACGCGGGTCGAGGTCGTCGGCACCGTGCGCGACCCGGTGCTGCGCTCGATCATCTGGCACCAGGTGGAACACTGCCCCGAACAATTGACCTCGGGCGTGCAGGTTGACGCCGGCCTCGATTGGGAGCGGCGCTACCAGCACATGAAGATGCACACCTGCCTGCACCTGTTGTGCTCGATCATCGACGCCCCTGTGACCGGTTGCAGCATCAGCGCCGACAAAGGTCGCCTGGATTTCGACCTGCCGGAAATGACCCTCGACAAGGACAGCATCACCCGCGACCTCAATGCGCTGATCGAACAGGCCCACACGGTGAAGGCCCTGTCGATGCCCGCCTCGGAGTATTCGACCCTGCTGCAAATCACCCGCACCCAGGCGGTTGCGCCGCCGGTGGTGCAAGGCTCGGTGCGCATCATCGAGATTGCCGGGGTGGATATCCAGCCGTGCGGCGGCACCCATGTGATCAACACCGAGGAAATCGGCCGGGTGTTCTGCGAGAAGATCGAGAAGAAGAGCAAGCACAACCGCCGGGTCATCCTGCGTTTTGAATAACCCTCAAGCGCCTGGGGCGCCAATGCCCCAGCCGCTTTTCGTACAGCGAACTGACAGGAAATTTATCCGCTTGTAACATTCAGAAACGTATCATCCCACCAGCAGCCATCGTCCTGATGCGCGGCTACTTGAACCTCCAGGAAAGCACACCCGCCCGTTCCCGGAGGGTCTTTCGTACAGAAGCCATGCTCACCCCATCGCCGCCCCTGAACCTGAACGCAGCAGGAATGACTGCCTATGAATAAAGTGCTCCGTCACTACATACCAGCCTCCACCTTGCGCTTGCTGCCCAATCGCTGGGACCTGTGTCGCCCTGCCGTTGGTGATCGGCTTTCTGCTGTTTTTTTCCATCACCGCACGGGAAACCTGGGCGCCCATCGACACGTTGCAGAGTGAGGTCATCTCCCTCGACCCGGCCAACCTGCCGGAATACGCCATGCGCACCACCCTGCGCATGCTCGCGGCGATGGTGGCGGCGCTGGTGTTCACCTTCCTCTACGGCACCCTCGCGGCAAAAAGCCGGCGCGCCGAAAAACTCCTGGTGCCGGTGCTCGACATCCTGCAATCGGTGCCGGTACTCGGTTACATCTCGTTTACCGTGACCTTCTTCCTGCTGCTGTTTCCCGGCCGTGTGCTCGGCGCCGAGTGTGCGGCGATCTTTGCGATCTTCACCAGCCAGGCCTGGAACATGACGTTCAGCTTCTACCAGTCGCTGCGCATGTTGCCCCATGACCTGGTGGAAGTGTCCACCAACCTGCGGCTGTCGGGCTGGCAACGTTTCTGGAAGCTCGACGTGCCCTTCGCCATGCCCGGCCTGGTGTGGAACATGATGATGAGCATGTCCGGCGGCTGGTTTTTTGTGGTCGCTTCCGAGGCCATCACCGTCGGCGACAAGACCATCACTTTGCCCGGCGTGGGTTCGTACCTGGCCCTGGCCATCGCGCAGAAAGACCTGCATGCGGTGGGGTACGTGATCCTCGCGATGATCGCGGTGATCCTGATCTACGACCAGTTCCTGTTCCGCCCGCTGGTGGCCTGGGCCGACAAATTCCGCATGGAAACCACCGCTTCCCAGGGCGCCGCGCCGCAATCCTGGGTGTTGAACCTGATCCAACGCACGCGCATGGTCCAGCGCATCCTGCGCCCCATCACCCGCAGCATCAGCCGTATCGGCAACAAACGCTTCAGCCTGGCCGGTGGTGCGCTCAAGGCGCTGCCGAGCGAATCACCGGCAGCCTCCAAGGTGATCGATTGGGTCTGGGGCACGTTGATTGCCGTGCTCACCGCCTACGCGCTGTACCACATCGTGATGTACGTCGGCACCGAAGTGACCTTCGCCGAGGTCGGCCATGTGTTCGTGCTCGGCTTGATCACCCTGATGCGTGTGACGGGCCTGATCCTGATCGCCTCGCTGATCTGGGTGCCGCTGGGGGTGATGATCGGCCTGCGCCCGCGCCTGGCGCAAAAGATCCAGCCCGTGGCGCAGTTCCTCGCGGCGTTCCCGGCAAACCTGCTGTTCCCGGTGTTTGTCATCGTGATCCTGCACTACCACCTCAACCCGGACATCTGGCTCAGCCCGCTGATCGTGCTCGGCACCCAGTGGTACATCCTGTTCAACGTGGTGGCCGGTGCCAGTGCGTTTCCCAATGACTACAAGGAAGCCGCCGCCAACTTCCGCATTCGCGGCTGGTTGTGGTGGCGCAAGGTGATGCTGCCGGGGATTTTCCCCTATTACGTCACCGGCGCGATTACCGCCTCCGGTGGTGCGTGGAACGCCAGCATCGTTTCCGAGTACGTGTCCTGGGGCCAGGACAACGTGGTCGCCCACGGCCTCGGCGCCTACATCGCACAAACCACCGCTGCCGGCGACTTCCCGAAGATCGCCCTGGGCGTGGTGGTGATGTCGATCTTTGTGGTGGCCTTCAACCGCGCGGTCTGGCGCCCGATGTACGCCCTGGCGGAAAACAAACTGCGTCTGAATTGAGGGGGATGCACCCAGATGACTACCACGACCGAACACACCGCCGACACCCCGCAAATCTATTCGCTGAAAAATGTGAACCGGGTGTTCGGCAAAGGCAAAGATGAACTGCACGTGCTCAGCGGCGTCGACCTGAGCCTGCACGAA
Proteins encoded in this window:
- a CDS encoding PLP-dependent aminotransferase family protein; the encoded protein is MAVKTNIDMVSIMREGLSSGQGVKYKRLSDVMERGILEGLIEPGRKLPPHRVLSDNLGVTIGTISRAYGELERLGLVVARVGDGTFVRKRGMERQRDEGFRNFSEEPRQFFDMSRNMHIPGQETAFLSQSLQTLATNAKFLQDISAYTPDAGLPRYREAGAQWLVQRDFHPIPEQVICVNRGQHGLLCAMMALLRAGDTVVTEQLTYPGLITAARMLGVRLIGLEMDEEGVLPSALEEVCRNHRVSALYCTPTIQNPTTAVLSISRREALARVCREHNLLILEDEAHGVLVEDRPPPLSHFAPERTILISSLSKAVSAGLRVGYVHAPPALVSRISAALRSTCWMATPVTLELATQWIENGTAEYLLRQQINEISRRKTLVEGVLAGLEYRTHLNSPHFWIEVPEPWRASEIEAELKQNNYLIATAEAFAVGQTAVPQFIRASVCNTSGDDQLLLAGFDALATALGQGGGRFQL
- a CDS encoding DMT family transporter; amino-acid sequence: MAGLVTSLMFLIVCLSWGTTWLGIKIAVESVPPLTSAGLRFLIAFPLFLCFAMVRREPILFPRESRWFFVFVTLSYFSVPYYLLNYGEMHVSSGLTALLFSCMPVFILIFSALFLRERIYFSQVVGIGIGFGSLYMIIKSQGLHLDHAEFFGVLAILTAAIMHALCYVITKQKGSAISVITYNTLPIGIAGLMLFVAGLWFETPSFDSITLRSWSALFYLGLVASVGGFIVYFMLLKRLSPIILSFVFIIFPVFAVIIGAWYEGVAISRDLMLYSAILLAGFAITKLPVEKLLAKKK
- the moeB gene encoding molybdopterin-synthase adenylyltransferase MoeB yields the protein MDVLRPNALEQIYAHASRSYPEECCGFVFADGSVHLGSNIQNELHRKNPEIYPRTAANGYTFSVADTLLLNKAFRGDNPVVVIYHSHPDVGAYFSDEDQDKALFMGEPIFPVSYLVVDVRQGQALSSKLFAWDGKHFALNPFNDLHTELSMNAVSFPDILVRVAKLPESTLEGTGSTLREVIENLCESHPQLRPHLFHEKNNQLKEHFLFTAEEELIGADDPLPGKARIEVLLATSGGMDVETLSNEEVQRYVRHITLPGVGREGQLNLKKAKVLIIGTGGLGSPISLYLAAAGIGTLGLVDFDVVESSNLQRQIVHGNSTLGMPKVESARQRLQDLNRHIQINAHDTALNADNALELVGAYDLVIDGTDNFDTRYLVNDACVQLGKPLVYGAIYRFDGQISVLNYKGGPCYRCLFPQAPPAELAPNCSAGGVIGVLPGVVGMIQATEAIKLLIGIGDPLSGRLMRFDALAMKFSEIRFKRRADCPCCSELRHSASQAPAVWADAVPSTPSLAAERYIKPRVLKQLLEHPRSADVLLDVRDASELEVCKLPGVVHIPLAELDGQLDSLSRDNTHYLICYAGTRAEQAATTLLAAGFANTKVLQGGMKHWVRDVEPDMPLY
- a CDS encoding PLP-dependent cysteine synthase family protein translates to MLHNSILDVIGHTPIVRLAQFSEDLGIEVYAKLESLNPGGSHKARIALGMILDAERRGVLIRDAGQTIIEPSGGNTGIGLVMAGNVLGYKVVLVIPDNYSPEKQKLLRLYGAKVVLSDSRLGNNSHGEKCLELQLENPSYVMLNQQRNGANPQTHRDTTAPEILRAFGERRVDYFVSGIGTGGHITGIGETLKAAWPELRVMGVEPEECDLLKNQHAPHHIQGLSIGLIPSILNLDVLDGMLKVSRQECIDMMKRIMRTDAISLGLSSAANMVAIAKLAPELPTETVVLTMVYDNADSYLPSFE
- a CDS encoding serine O-acetyltransferase codes for the protein MGGFIDMQQLHDELLTHLIKTLTPAQMKQLEPHLAPLVQNAAQAVAEDLIAYAYRDPASRGRGELILESYASFKAVLFYRLAHLVWNFPDQVNGVFSRMALKLSNQGKILSGAEIHPAARIGRRFVLDHGYGTVIGETCEIGNDCYILCGVTLGARGIANNPDGKRHPRLGNNVEIGSGARVLGYVLIGDNVFISPSCVITQDVPAGTKVKVVNQVQLQKNDESEHSNYLGAFALDERLHVVGEINANHKVTVLDADFHPLQGLMLEPTVKERHHLQFRLHRIEADSHLPRLPLNLKVCGPEFEITLLSPPGLSAMVRHLLQTSPLNVGG
- a CDS encoding alanyl-tRNA editing protein, which translates into the protein MSVHTMETLALFDSAPYQNAFSARVIAVSEHGIALEHTLFYPTGGGQPGDTGHFTLADGTRVEVVGTVRDPVLRSIIWHQVEHCPEQLTSGVQVDAGLDWERRYQHMKMHTCLHLLCSIIDAPVTGCSISADKGRLDFDLPEMTLDKDSITRDLNALIEQAHTVKALSMPASEYSTLLQITRTQAVAPPVVQGSVRIIEIAGVDIQPCGGTHVINTEEIGRVFCEKIEKKSKHNRRVILRFE